The genomic DNA CGATCTCGAGCCGGTAGGTCTCCCGTGCATAGGACCACCAGGCGAGGGCACCTTCCTGAACGTAGCTCGCCAGACCGCGGCGTCCGGCGTCCGCGAAGCGATGTGCGACGGTTGCATCGAAGCCGATGCCGAAGATTCCGAGGAAGGGATCACCGTTGACGAGTCCCGTGTCGATCCGCTCGATCCGAGCCTGCCGGAACGTCTCGAGGGCGGCAGCCGGGTCGCAGGGAATCCCGAGGTGGCGGGCGATCCCGTTGCCCGAGCCGGTCGGAAGGATGGCGAGCGCGATGTCCGACCCGATCAGCCGTTTTCCGATCTCGTGCACGCTGCCGTCTCCGCCGACGGCACAGACGACTTCGAAGCTTTCCTGTCGGGCATATTCGATGTACTGATCGGTCTCGGCGACCGAGCTCGAGCTGAGGATCTCGAAGCTCCTTCCCATGGAGCCCGCAATCGAGGAGATCGTCTCCTCGAGCAGCCTCCTGTCGCGGGGTTTTCCGGCGCGAGGATTGAGAATGAAGAGGGTCTTCATGTTCCGGGCGGAGAGTAGCAGAACCTCCGGGCGGAACCCGCGATCGGTTGCAATGCGACGAGCAAGCGGGGGATACTTTCATCAGGGAGGAGAAAAGATGACTAACCCAGAACCAACCCCCGTACCACCACCGCGGAACGAACCCGCAACGAGTCCGGATGCCCGTCAGTGGGCAATGATCACGCACCTTTCGGCGCTCACCGGACTCATTACCGGTATCGGCTTTCTGCTCGGCCCGCTCATCGTCTGGCTCATCAAGAGGGATGAGTATCCGATGGTCGACGAGCACGGCAAGGAAGCGGTCAATTTTCAGATCACCGTGTTTATCGGCTTCGTCATCGGCGGTCTGCTCGCGATCGTGTTGGTCGGCTTCGTAATCATGCTGGCAGTTGGAATCGCAGCCGTCGTGTTTCCCATCATTGCCGGCATCAAGGCGAACGAAGGACAGTTCTATCGCTACCCCTTCACCCTCCGTCTGATCAAATAGTCCCCAGCGAGCCTCGGCTGTCGGGCCCGCCGGCCGAGGCTCGGGGGGGCGGCGCAAGTTTCGGCAAAGTGGCGATCGAATATAGCGCCGGTTTCTAACCGGCCGTTCCGCCGGTTTTCAACCGGCCCGGGACACCTTCCTCAGGGTGCCGTCGCGTCGCCGTCGACGGCGTCGTACCTCACGATGACGTTGCGAAAGCGGAGACTCTCTCGTCTCGCTTTCGCGATTCTCTCGTGGAGATTGCTCCATCCGGTCCACCGGTCGACGAACGCTTCGGCCTTCGCTGGATCCCCCGCACTCTGGATCTCCAGCACCTCTTCGAGAAGCGAAGCGACCGCGTCGTGATAGGCGGAGTAGTCGATCGCGAGCCTGTCCGTTTGCGAATCGAACTGCAGCACGCCCGTGTCGAGAAACCAGTTGAACTGCATCAGCTGCATCGTCTGGTACGGCTGGTCGCGCCGCGGCTTGA from Acidobacteriota bacterium includes the following:
- a CDS encoding YegS/Rv2252/BmrU family lipid kinase; amino-acid sequence: MKTLFILNPRAGKPRDRRLLEETISSIAGSMGRSFEILSSSSVAETDQYIEYARQESFEVVCAVGGDGSVHEIGKRLIGSDIALAILPTGSGNGIARHLGIPCDPAAALETFRQARIERIDTGLVNGDPFLGIFGIGFDATVAHRFADAGRRGLASYVQEGALAWWSYARETYRLEIGEETEEHEALLIAVANSGQYGNEARVAPLASLQDGTLDIAILRDASILGAPLLLWQLFTGRFNQASAVSIRRARQGRIIRSKEGPAHVDGEPRDLPAEIEFEVRESSLDVLVPADVRKF
- a CDS encoding DUF4870 domain-containing protein, giving the protein MTNPEPTPVPPPRNEPATSPDARQWAMITHLSALTGLITGIGFLLGPLIVWLIKRDEYPMVDEHGKEAVNFQITVFIGFVIGGLLAIVLVGFVIMLAVGIAAVVFPIIAGIKANEGQFYRYPFTLRLIK